GATAACAATATCTCCTCTTAAATATGGAATTAAATCTCCGAGAATTTTAATATAGTCTTCAATATCGAAGATCTGGACTTCTCCATTCTTATACATTTCAGCAAGTTTCGTATTCTTATAGATCATCAGATTATGGAATTTTACTTGCTTGATATATTTATTGGAGGAAACAAATCTGATCGTTTGCTTCATATTCTCGAAATTTTCTCCGGGAATTCCGATGATCAAATGAACTCCAACTTCCAAGCCTGCTTTTCCGCAAAGCTCGATCGCTTTTCTACTTTGCTCAAAATCGTGTCCCCGATTCAGGAATTCCAGATTTTTATTGTGAATTGTCTGTAATCCTATTTCAATCGTTACCGGAATATCGAATGAGCACAGTAGTTTAATGATTTCTTCATTCACATAGTCTGGTCTGGTGGAAACAACCAAACCAATAATTTTGGGATGAGACAATGCCCGAGTAAATTTCTTTTTCAACTCGGATAGATTACCTGCTGTCGAAGTCTCATCCTGAAAATAAGCAAGCAAATCGATATCTCCGCAACTTTCAGTAATTAATGGAATAGCTTTTTCCAATTGATCTTCGATGCTTAAATTTTCCGCTTGATATTCACCGGTAAATGAATTCGGATTACAGAAAATACAACCATTTCTATTGATCCGATGCGGACATATAATACCTGTGCTTAATCCTACTCGAAAAACTTTTCGACCATATTTTCTCTTCAAATAGGTGGAATATGTATAAATTCTATCTTCTAATCTCTGCTCCATTTTGGATACACAAATCTGAAAACAGTTTGAATTGTCAATTAAAGACTGTTCAATCTCAAATACGCAAAGATAAAAAGATTATCTGATG
The sequence above is drawn from the Candidatus Cloacimonadota bacterium genome and encodes:
- a CDS encoding TIGR01212 family radical SAM protein, producing MEQRLEDRIYTYSTYLKRKYGRKVFRVGLSTGIICPHRINRNGCIFCNPNSFTGEYQAENLSIEDQLEKAIPLITESCGDIDLLAYFQDETSTAGNLSELKKKFTRALSHPKIIGLVVSTRPDYVNEEIIKLLCSFDIPVTIEIGLQTIHNKNLEFLNRGHDFEQSRKAIELCGKAGLEVGVHLIIGIPGENFENMKQTIRFVSSNKYIKQVKFHNLMIYKNTKLAEMYKNGEVQIFDIEDYIKILGDLIPYLRGDIVITRLFTSNILNTNLTIGNFQGNKTKWMNSLRKYIYENNIIQGSETVKTIC